Proteins from a genomic interval of Oceanispirochaeta crateris:
- a CDS encoding methyltransferase domain-containing protein — protein MKNIDAINIRYTELADSDCCLSCGKAIQFAGAQEGEVCLDLGSGRGNDVLRMADQVGPTGFVYGIDLSDGMIKKARKTAEKLNISNVEFIHSDLETLPLKCGTVDLVISNCVLNHLDNKARAWSEIYRVIKTGGRFTISDIYSSETVPEEYAKDPVAVSECWAGAVTKDVYLQLLEDAGFTQVNILEESKPYEKGKISVVSFTLTGFKAGKCCC, from the coding sequence ATGAAAAATATAGATGCCATTAATATTAGATACACAGAATTAGCAGACAGTGATTGCTGTTTATCCTGCGGAAAAGCCATTCAATTTGCTGGTGCACAGGAAGGTGAGGTATGTCTGGACCTGGGTAGTGGAAGAGGAAATGATGTTCTGAGGATGGCGGATCAAGTTGGTCCCACAGGGTTTGTTTATGGAATAGACCTTTCTGATGGCATGATTAAAAAAGCAAGAAAAACAGCTGAAAAACTGAATATTTCAAATGTCGAATTTATACATTCTGATCTTGAAACATTGCCTCTTAAATGTGGAACAGTTGATTTAGTTATATCGAATTGTGTGCTCAACCATTTGGATAACAAGGCTCGTGCATGGTCTGAAATCTATCGAGTCATCAAAACCGGAGGAAGGTTCACAATCAGTGATATTTATTCGTCTGAAACGGTACCTGAAGAATATGCCAAGGATCCTGTGGCTGTTTCTGAATGCTGGGCTGGAGCCGTTACAAAAGATGTTTATCTTCAGCTACTTGAAGATGCAGGATTTACACAGGTGAATATCCTGGAAGAAAGCAAGCCCTATGAAAAAGGGAAGATTAGTGTGGTCAGTTTCACATTGACTGGTTTTAAAGCCGGGAAATGTTGCTGTTAA
- a CDS encoding radical SAM/SPASM domain-containing protein, translating into MKLRKSKHTITAKLQDSDSWYILNTLSGEADLLESEMAVQFQNNTLEDPTPFIEKGYFMDEETENSLFKNAYLEFSDNQEKAEIQVFYVPDYSCNFKCTYCYQEEYVQDSRPQNQKDIIDAFFTYLDQKFLGKSFYLTLFGGEPLLPSDSHRKTIEYFLDKADERNLSLAIVTNGFSLESYLPRLKKSKLREIQLTIDGPKDMHDIRRPLKSGGETFDKVSNAVSLCLENDIPVNLRVVLDKQNIDSLPQLADHAIRKGWTASSLFKTQLGRNYELHSCQKEHEFLFSRISMYEHIYKMLQEHPEVLEFHRPAFSLSRFLYEQGELPDTLFDSCPGAKTEWAFDYTGRIYSCTATVGKDGEELGEFYPEIKLNDQVIEQWQDRDICSIEECKDCSVQLACGGGCAAVAKNRTGSVLSPDCRPVKELMSLGFSSYFDK; encoded by the coding sequence ATGAAATTAAGAAAATCTAAGCATACAATTACAGCAAAACTACAAGACTCTGATTCTTGGTATATTCTAAATACACTCAGTGGCGAAGCAGATCTACTTGAATCCGAAATGGCAGTTCAATTTCAAAATAACACCCTTGAAGACCCAACACCCTTCATAGAAAAAGGGTACTTCATGGATGAAGAAACTGAAAATTCATTGTTCAAAAATGCCTATTTGGAGTTCTCTGACAATCAGGAAAAAGCAGAAATCCAAGTTTTTTATGTTCCTGACTATTCATGCAATTTCAAGTGTACTTATTGCTACCAAGAAGAGTATGTTCAAGACTCCAGACCTCAGAATCAGAAGGATATTATTGATGCATTTTTTACATATTTGGACCAAAAGTTTTTAGGAAAATCATTTTACCTGACTCTTTTTGGAGGAGAACCTCTTCTTCCATCTGATTCCCATAGAAAAACTATAGAATATTTTCTGGATAAGGCCGATGAGAGAAATTTGTCTCTTGCCATTGTGACAAATGGTTTTTCACTAGAGTCTTATCTTCCCAGATTAAAAAAATCCAAGTTACGTGAAATTCAATTGACAATTGATGGCCCCAAGGATATGCATGATATAAGAAGACCACTAAAAAGTGGTGGAGAAACCTTTGATAAAGTATCTAATGCGGTCTCTCTTTGTCTTGAAAATGATATCCCCGTAAACCTAAGAGTTGTCCTGGATAAACAAAATATAGATAGTCTTCCTCAATTGGCAGATCATGCCATCCGAAAAGGCTGGACCGCATCGAGTCTATTTAAGACTCAATTAGGAAGAAATTATGAACTCCATTCCTGCCAGAAAGAGCATGAATTTTTATTCAGCAGGATCAGTATGTATGAGCACATATATAAAATGCTGCAGGAACATCCTGAAGTTTTAGAATTCCACAGACCAGCATTTTCACTCTCCAGATTTCTATATGAACAAGGAGAATTGCCGGATACTTTGTTTGATTCCTGTCCTGGTGCCAAAACGGAATGGGCTTTCGATTACACCGGCAGAATATATTCCTGTACGGCTACTGTCGGCAAAGATGGAGAAGAACTGGGTGAGTTTTATCCGGAAATTAAATTAAATGATCAAGTAATTGAACAGTGGCAGGATCGAGATATCTGCTCAATTGAAGAATGTAAAGACTGCTCTGTACAATTAGCCTGTGGTGGCGGTTGTGCGGCGGTAGCGAAAAACAGGACAGGCAGTGTTTTATCACCAGATTGCCGTCCAGTGAAAGAACTCATGTCCTTGGGTTTTTCATCATATTTTGATAAATAG
- a CDS encoding FAD-dependent oxidoreductase: MAGKIVELNADAWKSDVLEGGKVVVDFYSTECPPCEALASKFTALSELYGDDLKFVKIFRQGNRELSEKLGVSSSPTLLYFEDGKEIADRQSGGIKRSSIVKTLDKMVGSSRADAIHKSIKSFTSEYDVAVLGGGPAGLTASTYLGQAHLKTVIIDIALTGGYMSTTHQVSNYPGFIDPQQGFMLAHFMSEQTKGAGVDFRSAVDVTSIDLTKKEILIDGVETIKAKKIIIATGSSPRPLGVPGEKEYGGNGISYCATCDAKYFDGKDVIVIGGGNSAIEESLFIAKFAKSITIIHQFAELQANKQAQEEVFKNKSINILFEHEPREFIKNGSMDMSVVVEDLKTKERKTLNTNGIFVFVGFIPNLTGFPESLEKDQFGYLVTDEDMLTNIPDVYAAGDIRTKKFRQITTAVSDGTIAAIAISKELS, encoded by the coding sequence ATGGCAGGAAAAATTGTTGAACTGAATGCAGACGCATGGAAATCGGACGTACTTGAAGGTGGAAAAGTTGTTGTCGATTTTTACTCTACCGAATGTCCCCCCTGTGAAGCCTTAGCTTCAAAATTTACAGCATTGAGTGAATTGTATGGGGATGATCTGAAATTTGTAAAGATATTTAGGCAGGGAAATCGAGAGTTGAGCGAAAAGCTGGGAGTCTCAAGTTCACCAACATTATTATATTTTGAAGATGGCAAGGAAATTGCCGATCGTCAATCCGGAGGAATTAAGAGATCTTCCATAGTGAAAACACTTGATAAAATGGTGGGATCATCTAGAGCAGACGCCATACATAAGAGCATAAAATCTTTTACATCTGAATATGATGTTGCTGTTTTAGGTGGTGGTCCTGCCGGTCTTACAGCGTCTACATATCTGGGACAGGCCCATTTAAAAACGGTCATTATAGATATAGCCTTAACAGGTGGATATATGTCAACAACTCATCAGGTCTCTAATTATCCCGGTTTTATAGACCCTCAGCAGGGCTTTATGCTGGCTCATTTTATGAGTGAGCAGACCAAAGGCGCTGGTGTCGATTTTAGATCTGCCGTTGATGTAACATCCATTGACTTGACTAAGAAAGAAATACTGATAGATGGTGTTGAAACTATCAAGGCTAAAAAAATTATCATTGCCACAGGTTCTTCTCCAAGACCCCTTGGTGTACCTGGGGAAAAAGAATACGGTGGGAACGGCATTTCCTATTGTGCAACCTGTGATGCTAAATACTTCGATGGGAAAGATGTCATCGTCATCGGCGGTGGTAATAGTGCCATTGAAGAATCACTTTTTATTGCTAAGTTTGCAAAATCTATCACTATTATTCATCAGTTCGCAGAACTCCAGGCGAATAAACAGGCTCAGGAAGAAGTTTTTAAGAACAAAAGTATTAACATTCTCTTTGAACATGAACCACGAGAGTTTATAAAGAATGGTTCTATGGATATGTCGGTTGTGGTTGAAGACTTAAAAACAAAAGAACGAAAAACACTCAATACAAATGGTATTTTTGTATTTGTTGGTTTTATTCCCAATTTAACTGGATTCCCTGAATCCCTTGAAAAAGATCAGTTTGGATACCTGGTCACCGATGAAGATATGCTGACAAACATTCCCGATGTGTACGCTGCAGGAGACATTCGAACCAAAAAATTCAGACAGATCACAACGGCAGTTTCTGATGGAACAATTGCTGCCATAGCTATTTCCAAGGAACTTAGTTGA
- the cls gene encoding cardiolipin synthase yields MLDYLYYANFLVTLGAVIIILLSNKESESTIAWLLIIMVLPVWGLLFYILFGIDVKKYKVIQQRPEELFAEKLRPLLQSQKELIRDSEIGDSESLSDVLKSMNLLLNANQAALTIDNSVNLFYTGEELFKNLINELEHAKESIHMEYFIWKSDELGKKIKDILVRKAQEGVSVKLIFDGLGSFGRISFQYKKDLRNAGVEFSYFKDLNRFIARLKINYSNHKKIVIIDSRIAYTGGMNIGSEYIDGGKRFDSWRDTHIRLQGNSVRILQTIFLTDWFNCGHEMLVHDDFFPEQQEKKKGIPLQIAVSGPDSQWNSIELLIFNIITNANHEVYIQSPYFIPDLAIMRALESAALSGIKIKLMMAGIPDKKIAWWTAYTYFEPLLRAGVRILHYKGGFLHSKVVIMDNIVSTIGTCNMDIRSFRLNYEVNAVFYDQKINMELKDHFMEDEKKCREITLDEMQTMKISRKLRNSVCRLFSPLM; encoded by the coding sequence ATGCTTGATTATTTATACTATGCAAATTTTCTTGTTACTCTAGGAGCAGTCATTATCATACTGCTTTCTAATAAAGAGAGTGAATCGACCATTGCCTGGTTGCTTATCATCATGGTTCTGCCTGTATGGGGTCTCCTTTTCTACATACTCTTCGGGATAGATGTTAAAAAGTATAAAGTCATACAACAGAGGCCTGAAGAGTTGTTCGCCGAAAAGCTGCGTCCCCTACTTCAGTCACAAAAAGAATTAATCCGAGACAGTGAAATTGGAGATAGTGAATCCCTTTCTGATGTTTTAAAAAGTATGAATCTCCTTTTGAATGCCAATCAGGCCGCATTAACCATCGATAACAGTGTTAATCTTTTCTATACAGGAGAAGAGTTATTTAAGAATTTGATAAACGAGTTAGAACATGCCAAAGAATCCATTCATATGGAGTACTTTATTTGGAAGTCCGACGAATTAGGCAAAAAAATTAAGGATATTTTAGTCAGGAAAGCACAGGAAGGTGTCTCAGTTAAACTCATTTTTGATGGTTTGGGCTCTTTTGGCAGGATTTCTTTTCAATATAAGAAAGATCTTAGAAATGCCGGTGTGGAGTTCAGCTATTTTAAGGATTTAAACCGTTTTATAGCCCGTCTGAAGATCAACTACAGCAATCACAAGAAGATAGTCATTATAGACAGTCGGATCGCTTATACAGGCGGTATGAACATTGGGAGCGAGTATATAGATGGAGGGAAAAGATTTGATTCCTGGAGAGATACTCATATTAGGCTTCAGGGGAACAGTGTTAGAATATTACAGACCATTTTTTTAACAGACTGGTTTAACTGCGGTCATGAAATGCTGGTTCATGATGATTTCTTTCCAGAACAGCAGGAAAAGAAAAAAGGGATACCCCTTCAAATAGCAGTCAGCGGACCCGATTCCCAATGGAATTCAATAGAACTTTTAATCTTTAATATAATTACGAATGCTAATCATGAAGTATACATTCAAAGTCCCTACTTTATTCCAGATCTTGCAATTATGCGCGCTTTGGAATCTGCTGCATTGAGTGGCATTAAAATTAAATTGATGATGGCCGGTATTCCAGACAAGAAGATTGCCTGGTGGACTGCCTATACGTACTTTGAACCCTTGCTAAGAGCAGGAGTCCGGATTCTTCACTACAAGGGTGGATTCCTACATTCCAAAGTTGTCATTATGGATAATATTGTCAGCACTATCGGGACTTGTAATATGGATATAAGAAGTTTTCGATTGAATTATGAAGTCAATGCCGTATTTTACGATCAAAAAATCAATATGGAATTAAAGGATCACTTTATGGAAGATGAAAAAAAATGCCGGGAGATAACATTGGACGAAATGCAGACCATGAAAATCTCCCGGAAGTTGAGGAACTCAGTGTGTAGACTGTTTTCCCCACTCATGTAA